Proteins from one Terriglobus tenax genomic window:
- the efp gene encoding elongation factor P — protein sequence MAIPATQMRPGMIIKHNDKLHMVFAVEHRTPGNLRAFIQAKLRNLSSNAMFEHRFRSGDAIERVIVDEISMDYLYNDGDDYYFMDTTTYEQTMLTRDTLGDAVDYLLPNLNISVSFYDGKAVGIDLPGVVEMTIVETEPGIKSATASSVTKPAKTETGLVIQVPPFINEGEKVRVDTAEGTYMSRA from the coding sequence ATGGCGATTCCCGCCACTCAGATGCGCCCCGGCATGATCATCAAGCATAACGACAAGCTGCACATGGTCTTTGCCGTGGAGCACCGCACGCCGGGCAACCTGCGCGCCTTCATCCAGGCCAAGCTGCGCAACCTGTCCTCGAATGCGATGTTCGAGCACCGCTTCCGTTCCGGCGACGCGATTGAACGCGTCATCGTAGACGAGATCTCCATGGACTACCTGTACAACGACGGCGACGACTACTACTTCATGGACACGACCACCTACGAGCAGACCATGCTGACCCGCGACACGCTGGGCGATGCCGTAGACTACCTGCTGCCCAACCTGAATATCTCCGTCAGCTTCTACGACGGCAAGGCTGTTGGTATCGACCTGCCCGGCGTAGTGGAGATGACTATCGTCGAGACCGAGCCGGGCATCAAGTCGGCCACGGCATCGTCGGTGACCAAGCCCGCCAAGACCGAGACCGGCCTGGTGATCCAGGTTCCGCCGTTCATCAACGAGGGTGAAAAGGTCCGCGTGGATACGGCCGAAGGTACGTACATGTCACGCGCGTAG
- the pncA gene encoding bifunctional nicotinamidase/pyrazinamidase, translated as MGLALKPTDTLIVIDLQNDFCPGGALAVNDGDTIVPLVNRLQQQFRHVVLTQDWHPAGHISFASAHPDKQPFELIQLGYGPQVLWPDHCVQASTGAAFHPGLETTRAELMVRKGYNPQVDSYSAFLDNDHATPTGLAGALRERGLGRLFFCGLAYDYCVFYSAVDAVAQGFEAYVIEDACRAIDLHGSKAAAKQTMVELGVHLISSDDLL; from the coding sequence ATGGGCCTTGCGCTGAAGCCGACCGATACGCTGATTGTCATCGACCTGCAGAATGACTTTTGCCCCGGCGGTGCGCTGGCGGTCAACGACGGCGATACGATCGTTCCACTGGTCAACCGGTTGCAGCAGCAGTTCCGGCACGTGGTTCTGACGCAGGACTGGCACCCGGCCGGGCATATCTCCTTTGCCAGTGCGCACCCGGATAAACAGCCGTTTGAGTTGATCCAGCTGGGCTATGGCCCGCAGGTACTGTGGCCGGATCATTGTGTGCAGGCCAGCACAGGGGCAGCGTTTCACCCGGGGCTTGAGACCACGCGGGCGGAACTGATGGTGCGCAAGGGGTATAACCCTCAGGTGGATTCCTACTCGGCGTTTCTGGACAACGATCATGCAACGCCGACAGGGCTTGCCGGAGCGCTGCGCGAGCGCGGACTGGGGCGGCTGTTCTTCTGCGGGCTGGCGTATGACTACTGCGTCTTCTACTCGGCGGTGGATGCCGTGGCGCAGGGCTTTGAGGCGTATGTGATTGAGGATGCATGCCGCGCGATTGATCTGCATGGGTCAAAAGCCGCAGCGAAGCAGACCATGGTGGAGCTGGGCGTTCACCTGATTTCGAGTGATGATCTGCTGTAG
- a CDS encoding acyl-CoA thioesterase — MSAPTAEARVRVRYAETDQMGVVYHANYVVWFEVGRVELLRSLGLPYKQLEEEGILIAVVEVNARYKRPARYDDEIAIRTTVKQVRGGSIIRIGYQVVRVCDEELLCEGETVHVVIDREFKKSRLPDHYAARMAGEMAGE, encoded by the coding sequence ATGTCCGCACCTACAGCCGAAGCCCGCGTTCGCGTCCGCTACGCCGAGACCGATCAGATGGGCGTGGTCTATCACGCAAATTACGTTGTCTGGTTCGAAGTGGGTCGCGTCGAGCTGCTCCGTTCTCTCGGCCTCCCCTATAAACAGCTTGAGGAAGAAGGGATTCTCATCGCAGTCGTCGAGGTCAATGCCCGCTATAAGCGTCCCGCCCGGTACGACGACGAGATCGCTATCCGCACGACGGTGAAGCAGGTGCGCGGCGGTTCCATCATCCGCATCGGCTACCAGGTCGTCCGTGTCTGCGACGAGGAACTGCTTTGCGAAGGCGAGACGGTCCACGTCGTTATCGACCGCGAGTTCAAGAAATCCCGCCTGCCTGACCACTATGCCGCCCGCATGGCGGGTGAAATGGCTGGCGAATAA
- a CDS encoding porin family protein, whose amino-acid sequence MFGLKRMVCALAMAALVGTAFQGEAQQQDRRQRRLNATRRARIAKTIEETYSHKYELFGGVGYLRFRSGEFLQRNNEVTWNVAGNYYLNPRWAVVADVRGHYGNAKTNNNPYNVWNPLITHYTFMGGPQYRFYRKERFSASVNALGGLAMGNFDGGSKGIPADALGMWKTSNTGAFSVGANLEYSFYPNLAFRIAPAYEATTFGSKLQNNMGFNMGVLYRWGVQGK is encoded by the coding sequence ATGTTCGGTTTGAAGCGGATGGTGTGCGCGCTGGCAATGGCCGCGCTGGTGGGAACGGCTTTTCAGGGCGAAGCGCAGCAGCAGGACCGCCGTCAGCGGCGCCTGAATGCGACGCGCAGGGCGCGTATCGCGAAGACGATTGAAGAGACCTACTCTCACAAGTACGAGCTGTTTGGCGGCGTGGGTTACCTGCGCTTCCGCTCGGGCGAGTTTTTGCAGCGCAACAACGAGGTTACGTGGAATGTTGCCGGGAACTACTACCTGAATCCGCGCTGGGCGGTGGTTGCCGACGTGCGCGGCCACTATGGCAACGCCAAGACGAACAACAATCCCTACAACGTGTGGAACCCGCTGATTACGCACTACACCTTTATGGGAGGACCGCAGTATCGCTTCTACCGTAAGGAGCGCTTCAGCGCGAGCGTAAACGCCCTGGGCGGTCTGGCGATGGGCAACTTTGACGGCGGATCGAAGGGCATTCCGGCCGACGCGCTGGGAATGTGGAAGACCAGCAACACCGGCGCCTTCTCCGTGGGTGCAAACCTGGAGTACAGCTTCTACCCGAACCTGGCCTTCCGTATCGCTCCTGCCTATGAGGCGACCACCTTCGGCTCCAAGCTGCAGAACAACATGGGCTTCAACATGGGTGTCCTGTACCGCTGGGGCGTACAGGGGAAGTAA
- a CDS encoding c-type cytochrome, whose product MAKRSSKGSSKSSSGSGKLLLGAVLGAGMAATAGYLYLHPEALRGVRNSSGIRGSYPGSEPGAEPAEPRISQAAPAPKPQPPVQPAPAAPLEVAPPSKTALAAGQAPFAASEEVFEAAAPLYRKQCAACHGSPSGKPRKGNAPQFWGQHAPSLGHKTPSAIYTAIAKGSPNASGHAFAGKLTSQQIWQLTLLLQQAGDDLPDPVRNLMGD is encoded by the coding sequence ATGGCCAAACGATCCAGCAAAGGCTCCTCCAAATCTTCTTCCGGCTCTGGCAAGCTGCTGCTCGGCGCTGTGCTCGGCGCCGGCATGGCCGCTACAGCCGGCTACCTGTACCTGCATCCAGAGGCCCTGCGCGGCGTCCGGAACTCCTCCGGCATCCGTGGCAGCTACCCCGGGTCCGAGCCCGGAGCAGAGCCGGCGGAACCCAGGATTTCGCAGGCAGCACCCGCGCCAAAGCCTCAGCCGCCAGTTCAGCCGGCTCCCGCTGCACCGCTTGAGGTCGCTCCGCCCAGCAAAACCGCTCTCGCCGCGGGGCAGGCACCTTTTGCTGCCAGTGAAGAGGTCTTTGAAGCCGCCGCACCTCTCTACCGCAAGCAGTGCGCTGCCTGCCATGGCTCACCCAGCGGTAAGCCGCGCAAGGGCAATGCGCCGCAGTTCTGGGGCCAGCACGCACCCAGCCTCGGCCATAAGACTCCCTCGGCGATCTACACCGCCATCGCCAAGGGAAGCCCGAATGCCAGTGGACACGCCTTTGCCGGCAAGCTCACCAGCCAGCAGATCTGGCAGCTGACCCTGCTGCTGCAGCAGGCAGGCGACGATCTTCCAGACCCGGTCCGCAACCTGATGGGCGACTGA
- a CDS encoding DUF481 domain-containing protein, giving the protein MSLFKRVHGLALLLALAPVAVVAEDKPNEKPTPDVIVFQNGDQLTGTLVRGIGDTVVFKSDVVGEVTVPLSKVKELRSSGSFALLKKDTPVNRKNTQTGMVNVVGDSVTLLQPMGQVETIPVKNLAYIIDQQTYDRELEKKAGPLYGWKGTLTAGASFVQSTQHGGTFTSGISLSRSIPTVAYLKTRNRTLFNLTETYGKLTTPVIPQTNPPTPDSVVKTSIFHTDLERDQYVSQRFYYLGTVAFDHNYSSGLDLQQIYGAGMGWTPISTAKQQLDVKGSINYEKQQFESASSNLNLIGASIGEAYKRNLPRAVVFTQSLQVLPAFNNVQAYSANFATGLTMPVFKRLSMSVSASDNFLNNPSPGFKKNTFQFVTGVTYTLP; this is encoded by the coding sequence ATGTCTCTGTTTAAGCGCGTGCACGGATTGGCGTTGCTGCTGGCTCTGGCGCCGGTAGCGGTAGTAGCTGAGGACAAACCCAACGAGAAACCCACCCCGGACGTCATCGTCTTTCAGAACGGCGACCAGTTAACCGGAACGCTGGTGCGCGGCATTGGCGATACGGTTGTCTTCAAAAGCGACGTGGTGGGCGAAGTCACCGTTCCCCTGAGCAAGGTCAAGGAGTTGCGTTCCAGCGGCAGCTTTGCCCTGTTGAAGAAGGACACCCCGGTGAACAGGAAAAACACCCAGACCGGCATGGTGAACGTGGTTGGCGACTCCGTGACCCTGCTGCAGCCGATGGGGCAGGTAGAGACGATCCCGGTCAAGAACCTGGCCTACATCATCGACCAGCAGACCTATGACCGCGAGCTCGAAAAGAAGGCCGGACCTCTGTATGGCTGGAAGGGCACGCTGACGGCGGGAGCATCGTTTGTCCAGAGCACGCAGCATGGCGGCACTTTTACCAGCGGCATCAGCCTGTCGCGATCGATTCCGACGGTGGCCTACCTAAAGACGCGCAACCGCACGCTGTTCAACCTGACAGAGACCTACGGCAAGCTGACAACGCCGGTGATTCCGCAGACCAATCCTCCGACGCCGGACTCGGTGGTCAAGACCAGCATCTTCCACACCGATCTGGAACGCGACCAGTATGTCTCGCAGCGGTTCTACTACCTGGGAACGGTAGCGTTTGACCACAACTACTCTTCCGGTCTGGACCTGCAGCAGATCTACGGTGCCGGCATGGGTTGGACACCGATCTCAACCGCCAAGCAGCAACTGGATGTGAAGGGCAGCATCAACTACGAGAAGCAGCAGTTTGAAAGCGCCTCCAGCAATCTGAACCTGATTGGCGCTTCGATTGGCGAAGCCTACAAGCGTAACCTGCCGCGCGCGGTGGTCTTCACCCAGTCGCTGCAGGTGTTGCCGGCCTTCAATAATGTCCAGGCCTACTCGGCGAACTTTGCCACGGGCCTGACGATGCCAGTCTTCAAGCGGCTGAGCATGAGCGTCTCGGCCAGCGACAACTTCCTGAACAACCCGTCGCCGGGCTTCAAGAAGAACACCTTCCAGTTTGTGACCGGCGTGACCTACACGCTGCCGTAA
- a CDS encoding trimeric intracellular cation channel family protein encodes MLPGLPHAPIRTATVSMVIEYLALGVGAFAGALSVRRDQRYHYDWMGVLGLGLISGVGGGVTRDLILQQGVPLSFEHPSYLTCALGGATLALFFGSVVGVRVQRFIFIIDAVSLGLFAVAGATRAQDAGLAFLPCLLLGITTAVGGGALRDVFSGRTPAVFERGEPYAIAATVAAATYLGAERFGLSTETSSTLGTVTGFLLRLLSNVFGWRTPSMRLNRKA; translated from the coding sequence ATGCTGCCAGGTCTTCCCCACGCACCCATCCGCACGGCCACCGTTTCCATGGTGATTGAGTACCTGGCGCTTGGTGTGGGAGCCTTCGCCGGAGCGCTCTCCGTGCGGCGCGACCAGCGCTACCACTATGACTGGATGGGCGTGCTCGGCCTCGGCCTGATCTCCGGCGTCGGAGGAGGCGTAACCCGCGATCTGATCCTGCAACAGGGCGTGCCGCTCTCCTTCGAACACCCCTCCTACCTGACCTGCGCCCTGGGCGGAGCGACGCTGGCGCTGTTCTTCGGCTCGGTTGTCGGGGTGCGGGTCCAGCGGTTCATCTTCATCATTGACGCCGTTTCGCTTGGCCTGTTCGCCGTCGCCGGCGCAACCCGCGCGCAGGATGCCGGTCTGGCTTTTCTGCCCTGTCTGCTGCTGGGCATCACCACCGCTGTCGGCGGCGGAGCCCTGCGCGATGTGTTCAGCGGACGTACCCCCGCCGTCTTCGAACGCGGTGAGCCGTACGCCATTGCCGCGACCGTTGCGGCGGCCACTTACCTGGGTGCGGAACGCTTTGGTCTGTCCACGGAGACCAGCTCAACGCTGGGCACCGTGACCGGCTTTCTGCTGCGTCTGCTGTCCAATGTATTTGGCTGGCGCACACCGTCTATGAGATTGAATCGTAAGGCTTAA
- a CDS encoding GvpL/GvpF family gas vesicle protein, with the protein MSWYAYCIAERQAFPELSRHRRPMPLENVKGLFGNQVFLFPASDLAVLVSEHSEEDAARIDQQCQKDHARVIADCFKQTTLLPFRFNTTFADDDALRRSIRSNHRHFAANMERFQGKAEMHLKVLVDDVEGASKLQVCCAGKEYLAGLREQAGRQRERQARARALSVQFNRMFLPLSEEISCKRLDSGKLLIDIAHLIDRKCVERYQNKYAQALQTMKDCQFQLSGPWPPYHFVHKPAASGHTHTAVPAQVVAAAAARVPTTAVSA; encoded by the coding sequence ATGTCTTGGTATGCCTACTGTATCGCTGAGCGCCAGGCTTTTCCGGAGCTTTCACGGCACCGCCGACCAATGCCCCTGGAAAACGTAAAGGGACTTTTTGGAAATCAGGTATTTTTGTTCCCGGCGAGTGATCTTGCCGTCCTGGTCTCTGAACATTCCGAAGAAGATGCAGCCCGTATCGACCAGCAGTGCCAGAAAGACCACGCCCGCGTGATCGCTGACTGCTTTAAACAGACGACGCTTCTGCCATTTCGTTTCAACACCACTTTTGCGGATGACGACGCTTTGCGCCGCTCCATCCGTTCCAACCATCGCCACTTTGCCGCTAACATGGAGCGTTTCCAGGGCAAGGCAGAGATGCATCTGAAGGTGCTGGTCGACGACGTCGAAGGCGCTTCCAAGCTGCAGGTCTGCTGCGCCGGCAAGGAATATCTGGCGGGTCTGCGTGAGCAGGCCGGTCGTCAGAGAGAGCGTCAGGCTCGTGCCCGTGCTCTTTCGGTGCAGTTCAACCGCATGTTCCTGCCGCTGTCGGAGGAGATCTCCTGCAAGCGCCTGGATTCCGGTAAGCTGCTGATCGATATCGCCCACCTGATCGACCGCAAGTGTGTGGAGCGCTACCAGAACAAGTACGCCCAGGCCCTGCAGACAATGAAGGACTGCCAGTTCCAGCTCTCCGGACCCTGGCCGCCGTATCATTTCGTCCACAAGCCTGCGGCCAGTGGCCATACGCATACCGCCGTTCCGGCCCAGGTAGTAGCTGCCGCCGCGGCACGCGTTCCAACGACCGCTGTAAGTGCATAA